A part of Microbulbifer sp. MI-G genomic DNA contains:
- a CDS encoding ribose-phosphate pyrophosphokinase encodes MVFTGNANPELAQKVVDHMAIPLGEAVVKRFSDGEIAVEITDNVRGRDVFVVQSTCQPTNRNLMELILLVDALRRASAGRVTAVVPYFGYARQDRRVRSQRVPISAKVVADMMVSVGIDRVLTVDLHAEQIQGFFDVPVDNVYGSSVLLDDIERRKYENLVVVSPDIGGVVRARAVAKSLDCDLAIIDKRRPADNVAEVMNIIGEVSGRTCLLVDDMVDTAGTLCNAASALKEHGAQKVVAYCTHPVLSGNAIDNLNNSVLDELVVTDSIPLGDKMEKAPKIRQLTLSAMLAESMRRISNEESLSAMFR; translated from the coding sequence ATGGTCTTTACCGGCAATGCAAATCCGGAGCTGGCACAGAAAGTCGTCGACCATATGGCAATCCCCCTTGGGGAAGCCGTGGTCAAACGCTTCTCCGACGGGGAAATTGCCGTCGAAATTACCGATAACGTGCGCGGCCGCGACGTTTTTGTGGTGCAGTCCACCTGCCAGCCCACAAACCGTAACCTGATGGAACTGATCCTGCTGGTGGACGCCCTGCGCCGCGCATCCGCCGGCCGCGTTACCGCCGTAGTGCCCTACTTCGGCTACGCCCGCCAGGATCGCCGCGTCAGATCCCAGCGTGTACCCATCTCCGCCAAAGTGGTTGCCGATATGATGGTCAGCGTGGGCATTGACCGCGTATTGACCGTAGACCTGCACGCCGAGCAGATCCAGGGTTTCTTCGACGTACCCGTGGACAATGTCTACGGCTCCTCTGTGCTGCTGGACGATATCGAGCGCCGGAAATACGAGAATCTGGTGGTCGTTTCCCCGGACATCGGCGGCGTGGTGCGCGCCCGCGCTGTGGCCAAGAGCCTCGATTGTGACCTGGCCATTATCGATAAGCGCCGTCCCGCCGATAACGTGGCGGAAGTGATGAATATCATCGGCGAAGTCAGCGGCCGTACCTGCCTGCTGGTGGATGATATGGTGGACACCGCCGGCACCCTGTGCAATGCCGCCAGTGCCCTCAAGGAGCACGGTGCCCAGAAAGTTGTCGCCTATTGCACCCACCCGGTGCTATCGGGTAACGCCATCGACAACCTGAACAATTCGGTACTCGACGAGCTTGTCGTGACCGACTCCATCCCGCTGGGCGACAAGATGGAAAAAGCCCCAAAGATACGCCAGCTGACCCTGTCTGCGATGCTGGCCGAATCCATGCGCCGCATCAGCAACGAGGAGTCCCTCTCCGCAATGTTTCGCTAG